A single region of the Pseudomonas mandelii genome encodes:
- the pth gene encoding aminoacyl-tRNA hydrolase — protein MTAIKLIVGLGNPGAEYEQTRHNAGALFVERIANAQGVNLVADRKYFGLTGRYSHQGQDVRLLIPTTYMNRSGQAVAALAGFFRITPEEILVAHDELDLPPGVAKLKQGGGHGGHNGLRDIIAQLGNQNTFYRLRLGIGHPGVASMVSNFVLGRAPRAEQEKLDASIDFALGVLPDILAGEWNRAMKNLHSQKA, from the coding sequence GTGACTGCCATCAAACTGATCGTTGGCCTGGGAAATCCAGGCGCTGAATACGAACAGACCCGGCATAACGCAGGGGCCCTTTTTGTTGAGCGCATCGCGAACGCGCAAGGCGTCAACCTTGTGGCCGATCGCAAATATTTCGGCCTGACCGGGCGCTATTCGCATCAGGGTCAGGATGTTCGTCTGCTGATTCCCACCACCTACATGAACCGCAGCGGCCAGGCCGTCGCGGCACTTGCCGGCTTCTTCCGCATTACGCCTGAAGAAATCCTGGTGGCGCATGACGAACTCGACCTGCCACCCGGCGTTGCCAAGCTCAAACAGGGCGGCGGCCATGGCGGTCACAACGGGTTGCGCGACATCATCGCGCAACTGGGCAATCAGAATACCTTTTACCGCTTGCGGCTTGGCATTGGCCACCCGGGCGTTGCCAGTATGGTTTCAAATTTCGTCCTGGGTCGTGCGCCACGCGCCGAACAGGAAAAACTCGATGCCAGCATCGACTTTGCCCTCGGCGTGCTGCCGGATATCCTCGCCGGTGAATGGAACCGCGCGATGAAAAACCTGCACAGCCAGAAGGCCTGA
- a CDS encoding 50S ribosomal protein L25/general stress protein Ctc, producing the protein MNEFTLNAEVRSDLGKGASRRLRRLASLVPAVVYGGEKAPESISMLAKEVAKLLENEAAYSHIIELNVGGTKQNVIIKALQRHPAKGHVLHADFVRVVAGQKLTAIVPVHFVGEEAPIKKGGEVSHVVSEIEVTCLPKDLPEFIEVDLANAEIGSIIHLSDLKAPKGVEFVALAHGDDKAVANVHAPRVAPEATEEGAAE; encoded by the coding sequence ATGAACGAATTTACTCTGAATGCTGAAGTGCGTTCCGACCTGGGGAAAGGTGCGAGCCGCCGCCTGCGTCGTCTCGCAAGCCTGGTTCCAGCTGTAGTTTACGGTGGCGAAAAAGCCCCTGAATCCATCAGCATGCTGGCTAAAGAAGTTGCCAAACTGCTCGAAAACGAAGCGGCTTACAGCCACATCATCGAGCTGAACGTTGGCGGCACCAAGCAAAACGTAATCATCAAGGCTCTGCAGCGTCACCCGGCCAAAGGCCACGTACTGCACGCTGACTTCGTGCGCGTTGTAGCTGGCCAGAAACTGACCGCTATCGTGCCTGTACACTTTGTTGGCGAAGAAGCCCCGATCAAGAAAGGCGGCGAAGTTTCGCACGTTGTTTCGGAAATCGAAGTGACCTGCCTGCCAAAAGACCTGCCTGAATTCATCGAAGTCGACCTGGCTAACGCCGAAATCGGTTCGATCATTCACCTGTCCGACCTCAAAGCCCCTAAAGGCGTTGAGTTTGTTGCTCTGGCACACGGCGATGACAAGGCTGTTGCCAACGTCCACGCTCCACGTGTTGCTCCAGAAGCTACTGAAGAAGGCGCAGCAGAGTAA
- a CDS encoding ribose-phosphate pyrophosphokinase, with amino-acid sequence MSKMMVFTGNANPDLARRVVRQLHIPLGDISVGKFSDGEITAEINENVRGKDVFIIQPTCAPTNDNLMELVVMADAFRRSSATRITAVIPYFGYARQDRRPRSARVAISAKVVADMLTVVGIDRVLTVDLHADQIQGFFDIPVDNIYGSPVLVDDIEDQRFENLMIVSPDIGGVVRARAVAKSLGVDLGIIDKRREKANHSEVMHIIGDVEGRTCILVDDMVDTAGTLCHAAKALKEHGAAKVFAYCTHPVLSGRAIENIENSMLDELVVTNTIPLSAAAQACTRIRQLDIAPVVAEAVRRISNEESISAMFR; translated from the coding sequence GTGTCCAAGATGATGGTCTTTACGGGGAACGCTAACCCCGATCTGGCTCGGCGTGTTGTACGTCAGCTGCATATCCCTCTCGGTGACATCTCTGTCGGTAAGTTCTCCGACGGCGAAATTACTGCCGAGATCAATGAAAACGTCCGCGGTAAAGATGTTTTCATTATTCAGCCGACTTGCGCTCCGACCAACGATAACCTGATGGAACTGGTAGTGATGGCTGATGCCTTCCGCCGCTCCTCGGCTACTCGTATCACTGCTGTTATTCCTTACTTTGGTTATGCCCGTCAGGATCGCCGTCCGCGTTCCGCACGTGTGGCTATCAGCGCGAAAGTCGTTGCTGACATGCTTACCGTAGTCGGCATCGACCGTGTTCTCACGGTTGATCTGCATGCTGACCAAATCCAGGGTTTCTTCGATATTCCGGTAGATAACATCTACGGCTCCCCGGTTCTGGTGGATGACATTGAAGATCAGCGCTTCGAAAACCTGATGATCGTGTCCCCGGACATTGGCGGCGTCGTGCGTGCACGTGCTGTTGCCAAATCCCTGGGCGTGGATCTCGGGATCATCGACAAACGCCGTGAGAAAGCCAATCACTCTGAAGTGATGCATATCATCGGTGATGTCGAAGGGCGTACCTGTATTCTGGTCGATGACATGGTCGATACCGCCGGCACTCTGTGCCACGCGGCCAAGGCCCTGAAAGAGCATGGCGCCGCCAAGGTTTTCGCCTACTGCACACACCCTGTGCTGTCCGGTCGGGCGATCGAAAACATTGAAAATTCCATGCTGGACGAACTGGTGGTGACTAACACCATCCCGTTGTCCGCTGCTGCTCAAGCCTGCACGCGTATCCGTCAACTGGATATCGCGCCGGTCGTTGCCGAGGCGGTCCGCCGCATCAGCAATGAAGAATCGATCAGCGCGATGTTCCGTTAA
- the ispE gene encoding 4-(cytidine 5'-diphospho)-2-C-methyl-D-erythritol kinase has product MTVARLTLPSPAKLNLMLHILGRREDGYHELQTIFQFLDYGDEITFAVRDDGVIRLHTEFDGVPHDSNLIVKAAKKLQEQSGCSLGIDIWIEKILPMGGGIGGGSSNAATTLLGLNHLWQLGWDEDRLAVLGLTLGADVPVFVRGHAAFAEGVGEKLTPVDPEEPWYLVLVPQVSVSTAEIFSDPLLTRNSSPIKVRPVPKGNSRNDCLPVVARRYPDVRNALNLLGKFTEAKLTGTGSCVFGGFPSKAEADKVSALLTETLTGFVAKGSNVSMLHRKLQNLL; this is encoded by the coding sequence ATGACCGTTGCGCGCTTGACGCTGCCCTCCCCGGCCAAACTCAATCTGATGCTGCACATTCTCGGCCGCCGTGAAGACGGTTATCACGAGTTGCAGACGATTTTTCAGTTTCTCGATTACGGCGACGAAATCACGTTTGCCGTTCGTGACGACGGTGTGATTCGGTTGCACACCGAATTCGATGGCGTTCCTCACGACAGCAACCTGATCGTCAAAGCCGCGAAAAAACTTCAGGAACAATCCGGTTGTTCGCTCGGCATCGATATCTGGATCGAAAAAATCCTGCCCATGGGCGGTGGAATCGGTGGCGGCAGTTCAAATGCCGCGACGACTTTGCTCGGCCTCAATCATCTCTGGCAACTGGGTTGGGATGAGGATCGACTGGCCGTGCTGGGCCTGACACTGGGCGCCGACGTCCCGGTTTTCGTGCGTGGGCACGCGGCTTTCGCCGAGGGCGTAGGGGAGAAACTCACCCCTGTAGACCCCGAAGAACCGTGGTATCTCGTGCTTGTGCCGCAAGTATCTGTAAGTACAGCAGAAATTTTTTCAGATCCGTTGTTGACACGTAACTCTTCTCCCATTAAAGTGCGCCCCGTTCCCAAGGGAAACAGTCGAAATGACTGCTTACCGGTGGTAGCAAGGCGTTATCCAGATGTACGTAACGCATTGAATTTGTTAGGTAAATTTACCGAAGCAAAACTCACCGGAACTGGAAGTTGTGTGTTTGGGGGCTTCCCAAGCAAAGCTGAAGCTGATAAAGTCTCGGCCCTTCTTACAGAGACCCTTACAGGGTTTGTAGCAAAAGGAAGCAACGTTTCGATGTTGCATCGCAAGCTGCAAAATCTGCTCTAA
- the lolB gene encoding lipoprotein insertase outer membrane protein LolB — translation MFLRHLVVFSFIALLAGCAGFGARESVQGQGNTAQWRDYKQQLTSLDGWQINGKIGIRAPKDSGSGTLFWLQRQDYYDIRLSGPLGRGAARLTGRPGKVSLEVANQGRYDATTPEALVEEQLGWKLPVSNLAWWVRGLPAPDSKSRLTLDADSRLANLEQDGWQVEYLSYAEQNGYWLPERIKLHGTDLDVTLVIKEWQPRKLGQ, via the coding sequence ATGTTTTTGCGCCACCTTGTTGTTTTCAGTTTCATCGCCCTGCTCGCCGGTTGCGCGGGCTTCGGCGCCCGCGAATCGGTCCAGGGCCAAGGCAACACGGCCCAATGGCGCGATTACAAACAGCAACTGACCAGCCTTGATGGCTGGCAGATCAACGGCAAGATCGGTATTCGTGCGCCAAAAGACTCGGGCAGCGGCACGTTGTTCTGGCTGCAGCGACAGGATTACTACGACATTCGCCTCTCCGGCCCGCTGGGTCGCGGCGCGGCTCGTTTGACCGGCCGCCCGGGCAAAGTCTCGCTGGAAGTGGCCAATCAGGGCCGATATGACGCCACGACCCCCGAAGCGCTGGTTGAAGAACAGCTCGGCTGGAAGCTGCCGGTGTCCAATCTGGCGTGGTGGGTTCGCGGGCTTCCGGCCCCGGACAGCAAAAGTCGCCTGACCCTGGACGCCGACAGTCGGCTGGCCAATCTCGAGCAGGACGGCTGGCAAGTCGAATACCTCAGTTACGCCGAGCAAAACGGCTACTGGCTGCCCGAGCGGATCAAACTGCACGGCACCGACCTTGATGTCACGCTGGTGATCAAGGAATGGCAACCACGCAAACTGGGGCAGTGA
- a CDS encoding tetratricopeptide repeat protein — protein sequence MNRSSALLLAFVFLSGCQVLAPVSSDGTPPVEDSTPAPEKPKVYSSFSEETVFSLLSAELAGQRNRFDIALDNYVTQAINTQDPGISERAFRIAEYLGADQAALDTALIWAKNAPDDLEAQRAAAVQLARAGRYDDSMVYMEKVLLGKGDTHFDFLALSAADTDQDTRNGLMKSFDRLLQRHPNNNQLIFGKALLLQQDGDAKGALTLLEDNPPDDGEIAPILLRARLLQVLNRGDEALPLLQKSIKKYPDDKRLRLTYARMLVEQDRMDDAKVEFSSLVQQYPEDDELRYSLALVCLEAKAWDEAKGYLEDLVARESHVDSAHLNLGRIAEERNDPQGALIEYAQVGPGNDYLPAQLRQTDILINNGKTAEAQSRLATERDEQPDYAIQLYLIEAETLSANNQPDKAWKVLQTALQKYPDDLNLLYTRAMQAEKRNDLAQMEKDLRLIIKRDPDNAMALNALGYTLSDRTTRYAEAKALIEQAHQINPEDPAVLDSLGWVHFRLGNLDEAERYLRQALDRFPDQEVAAHLGEVLWANGKQREARQIWSKFLKEQPDSPILRSTIKRLTGSETL from the coding sequence ATGAATAGATCTTCCGCGTTGCTCCTCGCTTTTGTCTTCCTCAGCGGCTGCCAGGTCTTGGCACCCGTTTCGTCGGACGGTACGCCGCCGGTCGAAGACAGCACTCCGGCCCCTGAAAAGCCCAAGGTTTATAGCTCATTCAGTGAAGAAACCGTCTTCAGCCTGTTGAGCGCCGAACTGGCTGGCCAGCGCAATCGTTTCGACATTGCCCTGGACAACTACGTCACCCAGGCCATCAACACTCAGGATCCGGGCATCTCCGAGCGAGCCTTCCGCATTGCCGAATACCTTGGCGCCGATCAGGCTGCCCTGGATACCGCGTTGATCTGGGCAAAAAACGCCCCGGACGATCTCGAGGCGCAACGCGCGGCTGCCGTGCAGCTGGCGCGCGCCGGGCGTTATGACGACTCCATGGTGTATATGGAGAAAGTCCTGCTCGGCAAAGGCGACACGCATTTCGACTTTCTTGCCCTGTCCGCGGCCGATACCGACCAGGACACGCGCAACGGCCTGATGAAAAGTTTTGACCGCTTATTGCAGCGCCACCCGAACAACAACCAGTTGATTTTCGGCAAGGCTTTGCTGTTGCAACAGGACGGTGACGCCAAAGGCGCGCTGACCTTGCTTGAAGACAATCCGCCGGACGACGGCGAAATTGCCCCGATCCTGCTGCGCGCGCGCCTGTTGCAAGTGCTCAACCGTGGCGATGAAGCCTTGCCACTGCTGCAAAAAAGCATCAAGAAATACCCGGACGACAAGCGTCTGCGCCTGACGTATGCACGCATGCTGGTTGAACAGGACCGCATGGACGACGCCAAGGTCGAGTTCTCAAGCCTGGTCCAGCAATACCCGGAAGACGACGAACTGCGTTATTCCCTGGCGCTGGTGTGCCTGGAAGCCAAGGCCTGGGACGAGGCCAAGGGTTATCTGGAAGACTTGGTCGCCCGGGAAAGCCACGTCGATTCGGCGCACCTGAACCTCGGTCGTATAGCTGAAGAGCGCAACGACCCACAAGGCGCACTGATCGAGTACGCCCAGGTCGGCCCCGGCAATGACTATCTGCCTGCGCAACTGCGCCAGACCGACATTCTGATCAACAACGGCAAGACCGCCGAAGCGCAAAGCCGTCTGGCTACGGAACGCGACGAGCAACCTGATTACGCGATCCAGTTGTACCTGATCGAAGCCGAGACCTTGTCTGCCAACAATCAGCCCGACAAGGCGTGGAAGGTTCTGCAAACCGCGCTGCAGAAGTACCCGGACGATTTGAACCTGCTTTACACCCGCGCCATGCAGGCGGAAAAACGCAATGACCTGGCGCAGATGGAAAAAGACCTGCGCCTGATCATCAAGCGCGACCCGGACAATGCGATGGCGTTGAACGCCCTCGGCTACACCTTGTCGGACCGCACGACGCGTTACGCCGAAGCCAAGGCCCTGATCGAACAAGCGCACCAGATCAACCCGGAAGACCCGGCGGTACTCGACAGCCTCGGCTGGGTACACTTCCGCCTGGGCAATCTCGATGAAGCCGAGCGCTATCTGCGTCAGGCCCTGGATCGCTTTCCCGATCAGGAAGTTGCCGCTCACCTGGGCGAAGTCCTGTGGGCCAATGGCAAACAGCGGGAAGCCAGGCAAATCTGGAGCAAGTTCCTCAAGGAACAACCCGACAGCCCCATCCTGCGCAGCACCATCAAGCGCCTGACCGGATCAGAGACTCTTTAA
- the hemA gene encoding glutamyl-tRNA reductase: protein MAFLALGINHKTASVDVRERVAFTPEQLVEALQQLCRLTDSREAAILSTCNRSELYIEQDHLSADIILRWLADYHHLSLEELRASAYVHEDDAAVRHMMRVASGLDSLVLGEPQILGQMKSAYAVAREAGTIGPLLGRLFQATFNAAKQVRTDTAIGENPVSVAFAAVSLAKQIFSDLQRSQALLIGAGETITLVARHLHELGVKRIVVANRTLERASILAEQFGAHAVLLSDIPAELVRSDIVISSTASQLPILGKGAVESALKLRKHKPIFMVDIAVPRDIEPEVGELDDVYLYSVDDLHEVVAENLKSRQGAAQAAEDMVLVGAEDFMVRLRELAAVDVLKAYRQQSERMRDEELQKAQRMLANGSSAEEVLVQLARGLTNKLLHAPSVQLKKLSAEGRLDALAMAQELFALNEGSSDSFSDKKPQ from the coding sequence ATGGCCTTCCTTGCACTCGGTATCAACCACAAGACTGCTTCAGTAGACGTCCGCGAGCGCGTGGCCTTTACCCCTGAGCAGCTGGTGGAGGCCTTGCAGCAGCTCTGCCGACTTACCGACAGCCGCGAAGCTGCGATCCTCTCCACCTGCAATCGCAGTGAACTCTATATAGAACAGGATCACCTTTCGGCTGACATCATCTTGCGCTGGCTGGCCGATTATCATCATTTGAGCCTCGAAGAGCTGCGTGCGAGCGCTTATGTGCACGAAGATGATGCGGCAGTTCGTCACATGATGCGGGTGGCTTCCGGGCTCGATTCGCTGGTGTTGGGCGAACCGCAGATCCTCGGCCAGATGAAATCGGCCTACGCCGTGGCGCGTGAGGCCGGCACCATCGGTCCGCTGCTCGGGCGCTTGTTTCAAGCGACGTTCAACGCCGCCAAGCAAGTGCGCACCGACACCGCCATCGGCGAGAACCCGGTGTCCGTGGCGTTTGCCGCGGTCAGCCTGGCGAAACAGATTTTCAGCGATTTACAGCGCAGCCAGGCCTTGCTGATCGGCGCCGGAGAGACCATCACCCTGGTCGCCCGCCACCTGCATGAACTGGGTGTAAAGCGCATTGTGGTCGCCAACCGAACCCTGGAACGCGCGAGCATCCTTGCCGAGCAGTTTGGTGCCCATGCCGTTTTGCTCTCGGACATCCCGGCAGAGCTGGTGCGCAGCGACATCGTGATCAGTTCCACTGCCAGCCAGTTGCCGATCCTTGGCAAAGGCGCCGTGGAAAGCGCGTTGAAACTGCGCAAGCACAAACCGATCTTCATGGTAGACATCGCTGTTCCTCGGGATATCGAGCCGGAAGTCGGCGAGTTGGACGACGTTTACCTCTATAGCGTCGACGATCTCCACGAAGTGGTCGCCGAGAACCTCAAGAGCCGGCAGGGCGCTGCCCAGGCGGCGGAAGATATGGTCTTGGTCGGTGCCGAAGATTTCATGGTCCGCCTGCGTGAACTGGCGGCGGTGGATGTGCTCAAGGCCTATCGCCAACAAAGCGAGCGCATGCGCGACGAAGAATTGCAGAAGGCCCAGCGCATGCTGGCCAATGGCAGCAGCGCCGAAGAGGTGCTGGTGCAATTGGCGCGTGGCCTGACCAACAAACTCTTGCACGCCCCGAGTGTGCAGTTGAAAAAGCTTTCTGCCGAAGGCCGCCTCGATGCGCTGGCCATGGCCCAGGAACTCTTTGCCCTGAATGAGGGCTCATCGGATAGCTTTTCGGATAAGAAACCGCAATGA
- the prfA gene encoding peptide chain release factor 1, giving the protein MKASLLNKLDILQDRFEELTALLGDGEVISDQNKFRTYSKEYAEVEPIVATYKQLLKVQGDLEGAQALLKDSDPDMREMAVEEVREAKEQLIDIEASLQRMLLPKDPNDGRNVFLEIRAGTGGDEAAIFSGDLFRMYSRYAERRGWRVEILSENIGEHGGYKEVIARVEGENVYGKLKFESGVHRVQRVPATESQGRIHTSACTVAVLPEPDEQETIEINPADLRVDTYRSSGAGGQHVNKTDSAIRITHLPSGIVVECQEERSQHKNRARAMSWLSAKLNDQQTSAAANAIASERKLLVGSGDRSERIRTYNFAQGRVTDHRVNLTLYSLDEVLAGGVEAVIEPLLAEFQADQLAAIGE; this is encoded by the coding sequence ATGAAAGCGTCACTGCTCAATAAGCTGGACATCCTCCAGGACCGTTTCGAGGAATTGACCGCCCTGCTTGGCGATGGCGAAGTCATTTCCGATCAAAACAAATTCCGCACCTATTCCAAGGAATACGCGGAAGTCGAACCGATTGTCGCCACCTATAAACAGCTGCTCAAAGTGCAAGGCGACCTCGAAGGTGCCCAGGCACTGCTCAAGGACAGCGACCCGGACATGCGCGAAATGGCCGTGGAAGAAGTTCGCGAAGCCAAAGAGCAACTGATCGACATCGAAGCCAGCCTGCAACGCATGCTGCTACCCAAGGACCCGAATGACGGGCGTAACGTGTTCCTCGAAATTCGTGCCGGCACCGGCGGTGACGAAGCGGCGATTTTTTCCGGCGACCTGTTCCGTATGTATTCGCGTTATGCCGAGCGGCGTGGCTGGCGGGTGGAAATTCTCTCGGAGAACATCGGTGAGCACGGCGGCTATAAAGAAGTCATCGCCCGTGTTGAAGGCGAAAACGTCTACGGCAAACTGAAGTTCGAATCCGGCGTGCACCGCGTGCAACGGGTTCCGGCCACCGAATCCCAGGGTCGCATCCACACCTCGGCCTGCACCGTGGCGGTGTTGCCTGAGCCGGATGAGCAGGAAACGATCGAGATCAACCCGGCGGACCTGCGGGTCGATACCTATCGTTCCTCCGGGGCCGGCGGCCAGCACGTCAACAAGACCGACTCGGCGATCCGCATCACGCACTTGCCGTCCGGTATCGTCGTCGAATGCCAGGAAGAACGCTCGCAACACAAGAACCGTGCCCGGGCGATGTCCTGGCTGTCGGCCAAGCTCAACGATCAACAAACCAGCGCCGCCGCCAATGCCATCGCCAGCGAGCGTAAGCTGCTGGTCGGTTCGGGCGATCGCTCCGAGCGCATCCGCACCTACAACTTTGCCCAGGGCCGGGTGACCGACCACCGGGTCAACCTGACGCTGTATTCCCTCGACGAAGTCCTAGCGGGCGGCGTCGAGGCCGTGATTGAACCGTTACTGGCCGAGTTCCAGGCCGATCAATTGGCAGCGATAGGTGAGTAA
- the prmC gene encoding peptide chain release factor N(5)-glutamine methyltransferase: MTIIASLLRAADLPDSPTARLDAELLLAAALGKSRSFLHTWPERIVPSEAALKFAEYLQRRRGGEPVAYILGQQGFWKLDLEVAPHTLIPRPDTELLVEAALELLPATPAQVLDLGTGSGAIALALASERPAWKVTAVDRILEAVALAERNRQRLHLNNATVLSSHWFSALEGQRFHLIISNPPYIASADPHLVEGDVRFEPASALVAGVDGLDDLRLIVAQAPDYLEAGGWLMLEHGYDQAEAVRDLLLSRGFEAVHSRTDLGGHERISLGRLPC, from the coding sequence ATGACGATCATTGCCAGTTTGTTGCGCGCCGCCGATTTGCCCGACTCGCCCACGGCGCGTCTGGATGCCGAATTATTGCTGGCCGCGGCCTTGGGCAAGTCCCGCAGCTTTCTGCACACCTGGCCGGAACGCATTGTGCCGAGCGAAGCCGCGCTGAAGTTTGCCGAGTACCTGCAACGTCGTCGCGGCGGTGAGCCGGTGGCCTACATTCTGGGGCAGCAAGGGTTCTGGAAGCTTGATCTGGAAGTCGCGCCGCACACGCTGATCCCGCGCCCGGATACCGAACTGCTGGTGGAAGCGGCGCTGGAATTGCTGCCAGCCACACCGGCCCAAGTGCTCGATCTTGGCACCGGCAGCGGCGCCATTGCCCTGGCTTTGGCCAGCGAGCGTCCGGCGTGGAAAGTCACTGCGGTGGATCGCATACTCGAGGCCGTGGCGCTGGCCGAACGCAATCGTCAGCGCCTGCACTTGAACAATGCCACGGTACTGAGCAGCCATTGGTTCAGCGCCCTGGAAGGTCAGCGTTTTCATCTGATCATCAGCAACCCGCCGTACATCGCCTCCGCCGACCCGCATCTGGTAGAAGGCGATGTGCGCTTCGAACCGGCCAGCGCTCTGGTGGCTGGCGTCGACGGACTCGATGATTTGCGCCTGATCGTCGCCCAGGCGCCGGATTATCTGGAGGCCGGTGGCTGGCTGATGCTCGAACACGGTTACGATCAAGCCGAAGCCGTGCGCGACTTGCTGTTGAGCCGCGGCTTTGAAGCAGTCCACAGCCGCACCGATCTGGGCGGTCACGAACGTATCAGCCTGGGGCGCCTGCCGTGCTGA
- a CDS encoding molybdopterin-synthase adenylyltransferase MoeB, whose amino-acid sequence MLNDQELLRYSRQILLQHVDIDGQLRLKESRVLIVGLGGLGSPVALYLAAAGVGELHLADFDTVDLTNLQRQIVHDTDSVGLSKVDSAIRRLSAINPEIQLIAHRTALDEDSLAAAVAAVDLVLDCSDNFSTREAVNAACVTAGKPLVSGAAIRLEGQLSVFDPRRPESPCYHCLYGHGSEAELTCSEAGVVGPLVGLVGSLQALEALKLLVGFGEPLVGRLLLIDALGSRFRELRVKRDPGCSVCGSTHA is encoded by the coding sequence GTGCTGAATGATCAGGAATTGTTGCGCTATAGCCGGCAGATTCTGTTGCAACACGTCGATATCGACGGCCAGTTGCGGCTGAAAGAAAGCCGCGTGTTGATCGTCGGCCTCGGTGGTCTCGGCTCACCGGTGGCGCTGTATCTGGCCGCGGCCGGTGTCGGCGAGCTGCACCTGGCGGATTTCGATACGGTCGACCTGACCAATCTGCAACGCCAGATCGTTCACGACACTGACAGCGTCGGCTTGAGCAAGGTCGATTCAGCGATCCGCCGACTGAGCGCGATCAATCCCGAGATCCAACTGATCGCCCATCGCACCGCACTGGACGAAGATTCTCTGGCGGCCGCCGTGGCGGCGGTGGATCTGGTGCTGGACTGTTCCGATAATTTTTCGACCCGAGAAGCGGTCAACGCGGCCTGCGTTACTGCCGGCAAACCGCTGGTCAGCGGCGCGGCAATTCGCCTCGAAGGGCAGTTGTCGGTGTTTGACCCGCGACGCCCGGAAAGCCCGTGCTACCACTGTCTATACGGTCACGGTAGCGAAGCCGAATTGACCTGCAGTGAAGCCGGCGTTGTCGGTCCACTGGTTGGGCTGGTGGGCAGCCTCCAGGCGCTGGAAGCCCTGAAGCTGCTGGTGGGTTTCGGCGAGCCGCTGGTGGGGCGCCTGTTGCTGATCGATGCCTTGGGCTCGCGCTTCCGTGAATTGCGGGTCAAGCGCGATCCGGGCTGCAGCGTCTGTGGTTCGACACATGCGTGA
- the murI gene encoding glutamate racemase codes for MREAPIGVFDSGVGGLSVLAEIQRLLPNESLLYVADCGNVPYGEKTPEFIQQRCSVMAEFFQQQGAKALVLACNTATVAGVADLRRDFPAWPIVGMEPAVKPAAAATRSGVVGVLATTGTLQSAKFAALLDRFATDVRVITQPCPGLVELIENGDLHSEALRQLLAGYVGPLLGAGCDTIILGCTHYPFLKPLLKQMIPEDISLIDTGAAVARQLQRLLAERELLAEGPARAAQFWTSADPEHFRTILPTLWNSGGVVQSFDR; via the coding sequence ATGCGTGAAGCGCCAATCGGCGTATTCGACTCCGGCGTCGGTGGGCTTTCGGTATTGGCCGAGATCCAGCGTTTGCTGCCCAACGAGTCGCTGCTGTACGTCGCCGATTGCGGCAATGTTCCCTACGGCGAAAAAACCCCTGAATTCATCCAGCAGCGTTGCAGCGTGATGGCCGAATTCTTTCAGCAGCAGGGCGCGAAGGCCTTGGTGCTGGCCTGCAACACGGCGACCGTCGCCGGTGTTGCGGACTTGCGGCGCGATTTCCCTGCGTGGCCCATCGTCGGCATGGAGCCCGCCGTCAAACCTGCCGCTGCCGCCACCCGCAGTGGTGTGGTCGGCGTACTTGCCACCACTGGCACGTTGCAGAGCGCCAAGTTCGCGGCGTTGCTCGATCGTTTCGCCACTGATGTACGCGTTATCACTCAGCCGTGCCCCGGCCTGGTGGAGCTGATTGAAAACGGCGATCTGCACAGCGAGGCATTGCGTCAGTTGCTGGCCGGGTACGTCGGGCCGCTGCTCGGCGCCGGGTGCGACACGATAATTCTGGGCTGCACGCATTATCCCTTCCTAAAGCCATTGCTTAAGCAGATGATCCCTGAAGACATCAGCTTGATCGACACCGGTGCCGCTGTTGCGCGGCAACTCCAGCGTTTGTTGGCCGAGCGTGAGTTACTTGCCGAGGGGCCGGCACGTGCTGCGCAGTTCTGGACGAGTGCCGATCCGGAGCATTTCAGGACTATTTTGCCGACGCTGTGGAACAGCGGCGGTGTTGTGCAAAGCTTCGATAGATAA